The Vicia villosa cultivar HV-30 ecotype Madison, WI unplaced genomic scaffold, Vvil1.0 ctg.000428F_1_1, whole genome shotgun sequence genome contains a region encoding:
- the LOC131628173 gene encoding small ribosomal subunit protein uS7: MAEVAQEPVVVVSDPSQIEVKLFNRWSFDDVQLSDVSLSDYIGVQASKHATYVPHTAGRYSVKRFRKAQCPIVERLTNSLMMHGRNNGKKLKAVGIIKHAMEIIHLLTDLNPIQVIVDAVINSGPREDATRIGSAGVVRRQAVDISPLRRVNQAIYLLTTGAREAAFRNIKTIAECLADELINAAKGSSNSYAIKKKDEIERVAKANR; this comes from the exons ATGGCTGAAGTTGCTCAAGAACCCGTTGTTGTTGTTTCAGATCCCTCACAGATCGAAGTCAAACTCTTTAACCGCTGGAGCTTCGATGACGTCCAG CTCTCTGATGTGTCTTTGAGTGATTACATTGGAGTTCAGGCATCCAAACATGCCACATACGTTCCTCACACTGCTGGTAGATACTCTGTTAAGAGGTTTAGAAAGGCTCAGTGTCCCATTGTGGAGAGGCTCACAAACTCTCTCATGATGCACGGTAGGAACAATGGAAAGAAGTTGAAGGCTGTTGGAATCATCAAGCATGCCATGGAAATCATTCATTTGCTAACTGACCTGAACCCGATTCAGGTCATTGTTGATGCTGTTATTAACAG TGGTCCCCGTGAAGATGCTACTCGAATTGGTTCCGCCGGAGTTGTGAGAAGACAAGcagttgatatctcaccccttcgcCGGGTTAATCAAGCTATCTATCTTCTCACTACTGGTGCACGTGAAGCTGCTTTCAGAAATATCAAGACAATTGCTGAATGTTTGGCTGATGAACTTATTAATGCAGCAAAAGGTTCATCCAACAG CTATGCAatcaagaaaaaagatgaaattgAAAGAGTTGCCAAGGCAAATCGTTAA